The following proteins are encoded in a genomic region of Arthrobacter jiangjiafuii:
- a CDS encoding nitroreductase family deazaflavin-dependent oxidoreductase: MPLTGEYAPSTSKRSRDQAELIESSGGTEGTTLGGRPVILLTTVGAKSGKLRKTPLMRVEHDGDYAVIASMGGAARNPVWYYNVRANPHVELQDGPQKWDMRAREVTGEEKALWWDRAVQAYPPYATYQKRTKRDIPVFVLERMD; the protein is encoded by the coding sequence ATGCCCCTTACCGGTGAATATGCCCCCAGTACCAGCAAGCGCTCCCGCGACCAGGCCGAGCTCATCGAAAGCTCCGGCGGCACGGAGGGCACCACCCTCGGCGGGCGCCCGGTCATCCTGCTGACCACCGTCGGAGCGAAGTCGGGCAAGCTGCGCAAGACGCCGCTGATGCGGGTGGAGCACGACGGCGACTACGCCGTCATTGCCTCCATGGGCGGTGCGGCCAGGAACCCGGTCTGGTATTACAACGTGCGGGCCAATCCGCATGTGGAACTGCAGGACGGGCCGCAGAAATGGGACATGCGGGCCCGCGAGGTCACCGGCGAGGAAAAGGCGCTCTGGTGGGACCGCGCGGTGCAGGCCTATCCGCCCTATGCGACGTATCAGAAACGGACCAAGCGGGACATCCCGGTGTTCGTCCTGGAACGGATGGACTGA
- a CDS encoding AAA family ATPase → MAAATGNYFPQHPGDPTSFSFLRTEAWRQFNPIELDLRSQLTIITGSNGTGKTTLLSLVGVHFNWNMELIGTPVLGADGHVTFKLGTDVPIELAGRDPSAFPGPPGYTAPPTSKVGSLEYENGVVTQLLVPEFQSPQISMQYDQQQNVEGVFLSSHRSISAYQQAAWIPARFSPARELLENFLSEIRSRHFGLASEKSSMLVMKESLLAAAVYSEGNSSVVADDDARAVWNGFQETLRGLLPVELGFDRLKASPPEVILVTKTGDFTIDALSGGLRAIFELAWQIFLRSRKLEVFTVCIDEPENHLHPALQRSLMPSLMKAFPKVKFLVATHSPFVVRSANEANIYALTYDESNHVSATLLDLKGAGLSAEDTLRDVLGLDSTLPMWAESTFNDILSRFTSASPDADTISELREALVSAGLSSEMPLAVEAVVNSQDEHL, encoded by the coding sequence ATGGCAGCAGCGACAGGAAACTACTTTCCACAGCATCCAGGCGACCCGACATCATTTAGTTTCCTGCGAACCGAGGCCTGGCGGCAATTCAATCCTATTGAGCTTGACCTACGATCACAGTTGACCATAATTACCGGTTCCAACGGGACAGGAAAGACTACGCTGTTGTCCCTCGTGGGCGTCCACTTCAATTGGAATATGGAGCTGATTGGGACACCGGTTCTCGGAGCGGACGGGCATGTAACCTTCAAGCTCGGCACAGATGTTCCGATTGAGCTAGCAGGCCGTGACCCTAGCGCGTTCCCTGGCCCTCCTGGGTATACTGCGCCTCCGACTTCCAAAGTTGGCAGTCTGGAATATGAGAACGGCGTGGTAACGCAACTGCTTGTCCCTGAGTTTCAAAGTCCACAAATCAGTATGCAATACGATCAGCAGCAGAACGTCGAAGGTGTTTTCCTTAGTTCTCATCGAAGTATAAGTGCTTATCAGCAGGCTGCATGGATACCGGCTCGCTTTTCGCCCGCAAGGGAATTGCTCGAGAATTTCCTTAGTGAAATTAGATCCCGACACTTTGGGTTGGCATCCGAGAAATCAAGTATGCTCGTAATGAAGGAATCGCTGCTTGCGGCTGCCGTTTATAGTGAGGGCAACTCCTCCGTTGTGGCGGATGACGATGCACGCGCTGTGTGGAACGGATTTCAAGAAACACTTCGGGGATTATTGCCAGTAGAATTGGGGTTTGATCGCCTCAAAGCGTCTCCGCCAGAGGTAATCCTTGTGACAAAAACTGGCGACTTTACCATTGACGCCCTTTCGGGCGGACTTAGGGCAATTTTTGAACTAGCCTGGCAGATTTTCCTTAGATCACGGAAATTAGAAGTGTTTACTGTTTGCATAGATGAACCAGAGAACCATCTTCATCCCGCACTTCAGCGGTCCCTAATGCCAAGTCTCATGAAGGCTTTTCCGAAGGTTAAGTTCCTCGTTGCGACGCATAGTCCGTTTGTCGTTCGGTCGGCTAATGAAGCGAATATTTATGCCCTCACCTACGATGAATCGAATCATGTAAGTGCGACACTCCTAGACTTGAAAGGTGCGGGGCTTTCAGCCGAAGATACTTTACGCGATGTGTTGGGTCTGGACAGCACTTTGCCGATGTGGGCAGAGTCAACTTTCAACGACATCCTGTCGCGATTCACTTCTGCAAGCCCTGACGCCGATACGATTAGCGAGCTGCGTGAGGCCTTGGTTTCGGCAGGGTTGTCTTCTGAGATGCCATTGGCTGTTGAGGCAGTGGTCAACAGCCAGGATGAACATTTGTAA
- a CDS encoding NAD(P)-dependent alcohol dehydrogenase — MSAPIQPAGATAAGAAPRTAAPRQPQERQPQERQPQEQAAPDLMAAVVQRGYGTSEVLHLARIPRPEISAREVLVRVHAAGLAKGAWHIMTGKPYLLRAVFGLRSPRQNVLGNNLAGTVVAVGGDVTRFQVGDEVYGIGRGTFAEYSAAPEDKLAPKPKSLTFEQAAVAPVSGLTALQAVSDIGRVTAGQKALVLGAAGGVGSFAVQIAKAAGAEVTGACRGSKAGFVRSLGADHILDYTRDDFAAGPQRYDVIISIAGNPALRRLRRALTPRGTAVLVGGEEGGVLTGGMIETQIGGRILSLFTGQRLIGALCKERAADLERLTALIDAGQVMPLVDGSFALADVAAAMQRLESGTVQGSVMLTV; from the coding sequence ATGTCTGCTCCGATCCAACCCGCAGGTGCCACCGCCGCTGGAGCCGCGCCCCGCACCGCGGCTCCACGCCAACCCCAGGAACGCCAACCCCAGGAACGCCAACCCCAAGAGCAGGCGGCCCCGGACCTCATGGCCGCCGTCGTGCAGCGGGGCTACGGCACCTCGGAAGTCCTGCACCTGGCCCGCATTCCCCGGCCGGAGATCTCGGCCAGGGAAGTCCTCGTCCGGGTGCATGCCGCCGGACTGGCCAAAGGCGCCTGGCACATCATGACCGGCAAGCCCTACCTGCTGCGCGCCGTCTTCGGGCTGCGCAGCCCGCGGCAGAACGTCCTGGGCAACAACCTCGCCGGCACGGTGGTTGCCGTTGGCGGCGACGTCACCCGGTTCCAAGTGGGGGACGAGGTGTACGGCATCGGCCGCGGCACCTTCGCGGAATACTCGGCGGCACCGGAGGACAAGCTCGCGCCCAAGCCGAAGTCGCTGACCTTCGAGCAGGCCGCCGTGGCGCCGGTGTCCGGGCTGACCGCGCTGCAGGCGGTGTCCGACATCGGCCGCGTCACCGCCGGGCAGAAGGCGCTGGTGCTCGGTGCCGCCGGTGGCGTGGGCAGTTTTGCGGTGCAGATAGCCAAAGCGGCAGGGGCGGAGGTGACCGGGGCATGCCGCGGATCGAAGGCCGGCTTCGTGCGCTCGCTGGGCGCTGACCACATCCTGGACTACACCCGGGACGATTTCGCCGCCGGGCCGCAGCGCTATGACGTGATCATCAGCATTGCCGGCAACCCCGCGCTGCGCCGGCTCCGCCGCGCCCTCACACCAAGGGGCACCGCAGTGCTGGTGGGCGGCGAAGAGGGCGGTGTGTTGACCGGCGGCATGATCGAAACGCAAATCGGTGGCCGGATCCTGTCCCTGTTCACGGGCCAGCGGCTGATCGGCGCCCTTTGCAAGGAACGGGCAGCCGACCTGGAGCGGCTCACCGCGTTGATCGACGCCGGGCAGGTCATGCCCCTGGTTGATGGCAGCTTTGCTTTGGCCGACGTCGCCGCCGCCATGCAGCGGCTGGAATCCGGCACGGTACAGGGAAGCGTGATGCTCACCGTCTGA
- a CDS encoding HNH endonuclease yields MRSLQKSQEPEVLARNRTSWTESYVEAARSKRTPIAYWRRRPIPEVLLAETDRRCAYCDSHVIHVAQPHIEHYRPRKSYPELVVAWDNLTVACPRCNALKLDNFSEKLPLVNPFIDDPMDHFIFYGDMVFAPESLRGEYTIQILGLNREDIVSMRKQRMLNMERLVASWRKAPPVLRNGILSEIHVQFESGEYEASVRTMLQAFGVPLPNKKQSQSK; encoded by the coding sequence ATGAGATCGCTTCAGAAGTCTCAAGAACCTGAGGTCTTGGCGAGGAATAGAACTTCTTGGACCGAAAGCTATGTGGAAGCCGCTAGATCAAAGCGCACTCCAATTGCATACTGGCGAAGGCGCCCCATTCCTGAGGTCCTTCTGGCGGAAACGGATAGACGCTGTGCCTATTGTGACAGTCACGTCATCCATGTCGCCCAGCCTCACATCGAGCATTATCGGCCACGAAAATCTTATCCCGAACTAGTTGTGGCATGGGACAACTTGACCGTTGCATGCCCTCGATGCAATGCTCTTAAATTAGACAATTTTAGTGAAAAGCTGCCCTTGGTTAACCCATTTATTGATGACCCAATGGATCACTTTATATTTTACGGTGACATGGTCTTTGCTCCAGAGAGTCTACGGGGTGAATACACAATTCAGATTCTGGGCCTGAATAGGGAAGATATTGTCTCGATGAGGAAGCAGAGAATGCTCAACATGGAGCGATTGGTGGCTTCCTGGCGTAAAGCGCCACCTGTTCTACGTAATGGTATTCTTTCTGAGATCCATGTTCAGTTTGAATCAGGTGAATATGAAGCCTCGGTACGGACAATGCTTCAGGCCTTTGGTGTTCCGCTGCCGAATAAAAAGCAATCTCAGTCGAAGTGA